Part of the Nocardioides perillae genome is shown below.
GCGTCGACCGCGCGGAGGGTGAGCCAGATCGCGAGCACCCCCAGCGGGAGGGCGACCGTCTGGTAGGAGAACTGCGCGTTGAAGAACCAGAACTGCGAGCTCGCGCCGTAGAGCAGCACCGCGACCGCTCCGGCGCGTGTCGACCCGGTCAGCCGCTCGACGACGAGCAGGACGGCCACGACGAGGGCGAGGCGGGCCACCACCACGGTCAGCAGCTGGCAGACGACCAGCGGCAGCCCGGTCAGCCAGTGCACCCCGCCGGCGGCGAGCTCGAGACCGGGGTAGTGGGGGCTGACCGGCAGCATCGGGTTGGGGTCGAAGAAACCCGCGCCCTCGACCATCCGCAGCAGCGTGCCGACGTGGAGCGTCTCGTCGAAGCGGGTGGCCATCAGCGGGTTCGACAGCCACCAGGAGAGGAGCATCGTCAGCCCGAAGGCGATCGAGCCGAGCAGGGCGGTACGACGGTCGAGGCGGCGCGTCAGCAACCACGCGAAGGGCGCGATCAGCAGCGCGTGGCCGACGTAGAAGAAGGTGAGCGCGCGCACCTGCGGCTCGCCCCGCCAGCCGGTGCGGTAGCCCCACGCCTCGAGCAGCAGGCCGACGCCGGCGACCAGGCAGACGAGCAGCAGCAGGCGGGTGCCGCCGGTGGGCGTGCCGGCCTCGCCCGCCGCCGGCGCGGCGTCGGGGGCGGCCCCCGTCGCGGTGCGCGGGCGGGTGGGGAGGCCGAGCAGGGTCATCGTGCGAGCACCTCCGCGTAGACCTCGGCGAGCTCGGCGACGCTGCTCTCCCAGTCGGGGAGCAGAGCGGGGTCGGGCTGCAGCGGGTCGTCGAGCTGCGCGAGCACGGCGGCGGCGACGTCGTCGGGGGTGGCGTCCGGCTCGACCGCGCGGGCCCAGCCGTCCTCGGCCAGCTCGGCGAGGCCGGAGGTGCGCAGGACGACGGCGGGGCGGCCGACGGCGAGGGCCTCCATCACGGCGACCGGGTGCGCCTCGTAGTCGCTGAGCAGCACCACGACACCGGCGCCGGCGAGGGCGGCGGCCATCGCGTCGCGGTCGACCGGGGGCACGAAGCGCACCTCGACGCGGTCGGCGACGCCGAGGCGGGCAGCGAGCGCGTGCAGCTCGGGCTCGTAGGGCCCGGAGCCCAGGATCAGCAGCCGGGCGCCCGGACGCGTCCGCAGCAGCACCGGCAGCGCCTCGATCGCGCGGTGGTGGCCCTTGAAGCGCTCCAGCCGGCCGGTGCTGACGACGAGGTCGGGGTCGGGCACGACGCCGGCGGGCGCCGGCGGCAGCGTGCCGCCGTTGCGCACGACCCGCACCGTGCCGGGGGCCAGGCCGGCGGCCTGCTCGAAGAGCCGCGCCTCGTGGCGCGAGACGCCGACGAGGGCCGCGGCGCGGCGCAGCAGCGGGGCGAGCAGCCGCCACTGCAGGCTGCGCGCGCGGGTGCGCAGGGCGCTGGAGCTGCCGCCGGTGTGGAAGGTGACGACGTACGGCGTGCGGCGCAGCCAGGCGACCAGCATCGCCAGCGGGGGCACGAGGGTGTGGATGCCCTGCACGTGCACCAGGTCGGCCCGCGAGCGGGCGAGGGCGGCGGCGAGGCCGGGGGAGAGGTACCAGTCGCGGCTGGCCGGGAAGGCGCGGAAGCGGCGGGTGCGCAGCCGGGCCGCGGGCCGCGGCGGGTCGCCCGCTCGGACAGCGGTGGCGACGGTGCGCTCCTCGCGGCGCGGCAGCGCGCGGCTGCGGTCGGTGGTGAGCACCTCGACGTCCCAGCCGTCGCGGACCAGGCGCGTCGAGACCTCCTCGACGTGGGTCTCGACGCCGCCGATCTCGGGGACGCAGCGAGCGGTCGCGACCACGACCCGGCCGGTGCGGGCCGGGGTGCTCGAGGTCGGTTGCGACGGCCGCACCGAGGACCCCGCAGCCGTGCGGCTGCGGGGTGCGGACGCCGTCGTCACGCCGCCTGGCCCTGGCGCACCCGCGACCCGCGCCGCGCGGCGGCCCGGCGCCGGCGCGCGGTGCTGCGGCGCTCGGCGTACATCGTCTTGAGGACCCGCAGGCCGTCCTTGACGGCGTGGAGGTTGCTCTCGCCCCAGATGCGGGGCAGCTCGACGCTGGGCACCTCGGTGATGGCGAGCCCCTCGGCGGCGACGCGGCAGTTGAGGAGGGTCTCGATCTCGAAGCCGTCGCCCCACAGCATGGCGCCGTCGGCCGGGGCCGGCGTGGTGGTGTCGGGCAGGTCGAGGACCGGCAGGATGTCGGCCCAGAAGGCGTTGTAGCCGTAGCAGAGGTCGGTGTACTTCGTGCCGAACAGCGCGTTGGCCTGGCCGTTGAGGAACTTGTTGCCGAGCGAGCGGACCGTGGTGATGTCGCTGGAGCCGCCGCCGGGCATGAAGCGGCTGCCCTTCGCGAAGTCGGCCCCGTCGAGCAGCGCCTGCACGAACCGGGGGATCTCCTCGGGGTCGGCCGAGCCGTCGGCGTCGAACATCACCACGACGTCGCCGGTGACCTGCTCGAAGCCGCAGGCCAGGGCGTTGCCCTTGCCGCGGCGGGTCTGGTGCACCACGCGGATGCCGGGGAGCACGCGCTGGGCGACCTCCACGGTGTCGTCGACCGAGCCGCCGTCGACCAGGATCACCTCGTGCGCCTCGGGCAGGCGGGGCAGCACCTCGGCGAGGTTGCGGGCCTCGTTCATCGCCGGGACCACGATCGAGACCCGGGGTCCGTCGTCGCCCGTGCGTCGGGCCGGTGCCCCGTCGCGGTGGTGCGTCGCGTGGGAGGCGACCCACGCGGTGGGGGCTTCGCGGGAATCCGCGTTGGTCTTCATGGGCAGGGGATCTCCGTCGTCGGCCCGAGATGGCGGTCGCTGGCGGGTGCTCAGCCGACTGGTCTAGTCGTCTGGTCCACCATGTTCTCTCCGAGAACAGCGTTCGCAAACGTCTGGACCGGGCCGGATCCGGTCAGGACCGGACCCGGACCCCGGGAGGTGACGGGGGTCACCGGACGGGGCTGCGCGAGCAGTCCCGTACTCGATCGTCAGAGCCGCAACCACCCGAGGTCGACCGCCCGGGCTGCCAGCTCGAAGCGGCTGGTGGCGCCGGCACGGCGCTGGAGGTCGGCGATCATGCGCCGCACCGTGCGCGGCGAGACCTGCAGGGCGCGCGCCGAGCTCTCGTCGGTGTGGCCGTCGAGCAGCAGCCGCAGCAGCTCCAGGTCGGCCGGAGGTGGCCGGTCGCCGTCGCGGGCGCCGGCACGCTCGCCGGGCGCGAGCAGGTCGACGGACTGCCGCCAGACGAGGTCGAAGAGCGCGACCAGGGCGGCCACCACGCCGGGGCTCGTGAGCACCACGGCGCCCTGGGTCGGGTCGTGGGGGTCGCGGGCGACGAGGGCGCGCTCCGCGTCGTAGACCACCATGCGCACCGGCAGGCGGGGCGCGCTGCGGACCGTCGCGCCCGCCCGGGCGAAGGCGGCGAGGTAGGGGCGGATCTGCGGGTCGCCGGTGACCGAGTCGGGGTGGACGACGCGCACGTCGACGCCGCGGTCGAGCACACCGCCGTCCTCGTCGAGGCTGGCGGCGTAGACCTCGACGGGGTACTTCGCGGCGACGAAGGACCGGACGCTCCGGCGCACGCCCTGGTTGAGCTCCGACATCCGGGTGACCGTCTCGGCGCGCGTCGCGAGCACCTCGACCTGCTCGGTCCCGCGGCGGTCGCGCTCGCACCGGTAGTCTTCGGCGAAGGTGTCGGCCTGCTCGCGCATCGCCTGCAGCTCGGCGTGGCGGCGGGCGAGCTGCTGCTCCTCGCGGCGCAGGTAGGCCGACAGGGCGACCTCGGGGCTGCGGGGGCGGACGGCCTTGCCGTCGCCGCTCGCCTCGAGCGGGGTCACCAGGCCGACGTGGGCGAGCCGGTCGGTGGCGTCGCGGACCTGCAGCACGGTGAGACCCGTGGCCTCGGCGAGCGCCTCGTCGGGGTCCTCGGGTGCGAGCAGGCGCGCGCGGTAGACGGCAGCCGCCTCCCCGTCCAGCCCGAACCGCTCCAGCATCCCTCGCCCCGTGGTGTGCGGGACCCGGCCCCCCACGGGCCGGGTCTCGCCTCGGAGGCTAGGGAGCGAGGCTCAAGTCGACCCTCGGCTCCACCTCAAGACTCGCGTGGCAGGGTGTGCCGGTGCGCGTCGTCGTCCTCACCGGTGCCGGGATCTCGGCGGAGAGCGGTGTGCCCACCTTCCGCGACGCCGACGGCCTGTGGCACGGCCACCGCGTCGAGGACGTCGCCACCCCGGAGGCCTACGAGCGGCAGCCGACGCTCGTGCACCGCTTCTACGACGAGCGACGCCGCTCGCTGCGCGACGTCGGGCCCAACCCCGCGCACCGCGCGCTGGCCCGCCTCGAGGACGCGCTCGGCGCCGACCTCACGCTCGTCACCCAGAACATCGACGACCTGCACGAGCGCGGCGGCTCGCGGCGGGTCCTGCACATGCACGGCGAGCTGCGCTCGGCGCTGTGCCGCGCGTGCGGCGGGCGCACGCCGTGGGACGACGACCTCGTCGACCTGCCGCCCTGCCCCGGCTGCGGCGTCACCGAGCTGCGCCCCGACGTCGTCTGGTTCGGCGAGGTGCCCTACCTGATGGACCGGATCGAGGTGCGCCTCGCGACGGCGGAGCTGTTCGTCTCGGTCGGCACCTCCGGCGCGGTCTACCCGGCGGCCGGCTTCGTGCAGGTCGCCGCGGCGTACGGCGCGCGCACCCTCGAGCTGAACCTCGAGCCCAGCGAGGGCTCTGCGCTCTTCGACGAGGCACGCCACGGCCCGGCCTCGCTCCTCGTCCCCGCGTGGGTGGACGAGGTGCTCGGGGGCTGACGGGTGACGGCCAGCCCCCGTCGGAGTCACCGGTCAGCCGGTGAGTCCCTCACTTGTGCCCCGAGTTCTCGGCCCACAAGTGCAGGAGTCACCGGTCAGCCGGGGACTCCTGCAGCGGGCCGGAGACCCCCTCAGCGGGCCATCTCGGCGGCGAGCACCGCCTCGTAGTGCGCCCGGCGGTCGGCGAGGCCGAGGCGGGGCACCCACTCGCGGACGAACTGGGTGAACATCGCGCCGGCCTCGATGATGCGCGGGTCGAGGTGGCCGAAGACCTCGAGCGTGACCACGCCGTAGAGCTGGGTCCACGCCGACATGAAGACCCACAGGACGCCGCGCGCCGCCTCGGGCACGCGGTCGAGGTCGACCGGGGCGAGCGGGTCGCGCAGCGCCTCGGCGACGGCGGGCTCGAGGTCGGCGAGGTCGGGGTGGGCGAAGCCCTCGCGCTGCCACACGTCGAGGAGCAGGCCGTTCATGAAGTGCCCCGACGTCGCGGCGGTGAGCAGCTCGCGCCGCACGCACGCGCTGTCGGCGACCGGGTTGGCGAAGACCAGCGAGAACTCCCGCGGCTCGGCCAGCGCCCAGCGGCGGAAGGCGACCGCGGCGGCGACCAGGCGGGCGGCCGGGTCGTCGGCGGGGTGCCGCTCGGCCGCCTCGCGCAGCCGCTCGGTCGCGGCGCGGTCCACCTCAAAGGCGACCAGGTCGACCAGCTCCTGGTAGGACGCGACGTAGCGGTAGAGCGCCGGCGCCGTCATGCCCATCCGCGAGGCGACGGCGCGCAGCGACAGCTCCTGGCCGTCGGCGAGGAGCGCTCGGGAGACGGTGACGATCTCGGCGAAGGTCGCCTCGCGCTGCCGCTCGCGTCGGGTCCGCCCGGCACTGGGGGCAGGAGTGGGCGCGGAGGTGGAGGCAGGGGCCTGCGGCACGGTGCTCCTCGGGTCCGAGAGGGTCTTGACGGGCTGAGTTTACACCGTTTACCGTTCGATGGGTTAACACCCTTCACCGAGATGAAGGGGTGTCAGAGGAGGAACCGTGGTCGACCGCTGGGGTGGCTTCGTGGCCCGCCGGGCCCTGTCCGTGCTGCTCGCCGGCCTCGCGCTGGTGATGGCCGCCGGTGCCTACGGCGCCGGCGTCTTCGACTCGCTCAGCCAGGGGGGTTTCGACGACCCCGCCTCGGAGTCGGCCCGCGAGCTCGCCCGCGAGCGCGAGCTCTTCGGCAACCGCTCGGTCGACGTGGTCGCGGTCTACTCCGCGCCCGACGGCAGCGGCCTCGCCGCCGACGACCCCGCCTTCCGCGCCGAGGTGGAGCGGGTGGTCGACGAGGTCCCGGAGGGCACCGTCGCCCAGGTCGTCACGGCGTACGACGTGCCGGACGGCTCGCTCGTCAGCGACGACGGCCGTGCGGTGCAGGTGCTGGTCTCGCTCGCGGGGGAGAGCCAGGACGACTTCCTGCGCGCCTACGACGAGCTGGCGCCCGCGCTGGAGTCCGACCTGCTGCGCACCGACCTCGCCGGGGCCTTCGCGGTCTACTCCGACGTCAACGAGATCACCGCCGAGGACCTGGAGCGCGCGGAGCTGCTCAGCCTGCCGCTGGTGCTGCTGCTCGCCCTGCTCATCTTCCGCAGCCTGGTCGCGGCGCTGATGCCGGTGCTCGTCGGGCTGGTGGCGCTGCTCGGGGCGCTGGCCGTGGTGCGGCTGGTCGCGCAGGTCACCGAGGTCTCGGTCTTCTCCGTCAACGTCGTCTCGCTGCTGGGCATCGGCCTGGCCATCGACTACGCCCTCTTCGTGGTCAGCCGCTTCCGCGAGGAGCTGGCGACGCTCCGGGGCGACGCGGGCGGCCGGGCCCCCGGGCCGGACGCGGTCGCGGAGGCCGTGCACCGCACGATGGCGTCGGCGGGGCGCACCGTGCTCTTCTCGGGGCTCACCGTCGCCGCGGCGATGTCGAGCCTCCTCGTCTTCCCCCAGGCGTTCCTGCGCAGCATGGCCTACGGCGGCGCCGCGGCCGTGCTGGTCGCGATGCTGGCCGCGCTCACGGTGCTCCCCGCCGCGCTGCGGCTGCTGGGCCACCGCGTCGACGCGGGCCGGCTGCCGGCGCTGACCCGCCGCGGCCGGGGCGGTCGACGGGGGGCCGAGGCCGGCTCCCCGGCCACTGACGAGGGCGCGCGCTGGGCGGCCCTGGCCCGTGCCGTGATGCGGCGCCCCGTCGTCGTCGTCACGGTGACCGTGGCGGTGCTGCTCGCGGTGGCCTCCCCCTTCCTGGGCGCGCAGTGGGGCAGCGTCGACCACCGGGTGCTGCCGGCCGACGCGCCCGCGCACGTGGCCGCCGACCTCGTCGCGGCCGAGTTCGGCGGCGAGACCTCGAGTGCGTCGCTGCTGCTGGAGGGCGCGAGCGAGGCGGAGGTCGCGGCGTACGTCGAGGCGGTGCAGCGCGTCGACGGCGTCGTCGCGGTCACCCCGGTGGCGCAGGAGGCCGCCGCGGTGCTGCTCCGCGCGACGTGGGAGGGCGACAGCCAGTCCGAGCGCGCCCAGGGCATCGTCGCGGACCTGCGCGACGTCGACCCGGCCGGCGGCGAGGTGCTGGTCGGCGGCATCGCGGCCGACACCGTCGACCTGCTCGACTCGGTGGCCGACCGGCTGCCCTGGATGGGCCTGATCGTCGTCGTGGTCATGCTGGTGCTGCTCTTCGTCGCCTTCGGCTCGGTCGTGCTGCCGGTCAAGGCGGTGGTGATGAACCTCGTGTCCATCACGGCCAGCTTCGGCGTCGTCACCTGGATCTTCGGCGACGGCAACGGCGCCGACCTGCTGGGCTTCGAGCCGCAGGGCTTCCTGGACGCGACCAACCCGATCCTGATGCTCGCGATCCTCTTCGGCCTCTCGATGGACTACGAGGTCTTCCTGCTCTCCCGGGTGCGCGAGCAGTGGGACCGCAGCGCCGGCGACCCCACCCTCACCCCGGCGCAGCGCAACCGGCTGGCCGTCGTCACCGGCGTGCAGAAGACCGGCCGGATCATCACCAGCGCGGCCCTGCTGCTCGCCATCGTGATCGGCGCCTTCGCCACGAGCGGCATCGTCTTCATGAAGATGCTCGGCGTCGGCATGCTCGTCGCGCTGCTGCTCGACGCCACCGTGGTGCGGGCGCTGCTGGTGCCCGCGACCATGGCGCTGCTCGGGCGGTGGAACTGGTGGGCGCCGGGCCCGCTGGCGCGGTGGTGGGAGCGCCACGGCTTCCGCGAGGAGGGCCGCGCGCCGGGCCGGGCGACGGGGCCGGCGACGGGGCCGGCGACCGGCGGGGACGACCCCACGGGGACGCCCGAGCGGGTGGACGCCCTCGTCTGAGGGTTGCCACCCCCCTGCCAGACTCGCCGGGTGAACCGACAGCAGGCCACCACCCTCGTCTTCGCGGCGGTCGGGGCGAGCGTGCTCGGGTTCCTGCTGCGCGTGGAGCCGGGGTCGAGCACGTTCTACGCCCTCACCTTCGGCCTCGCCGCGGTCTGGGCGGTCGGCGCCTTCGCCGCGGGCCCGCTCCACCTCGGCCGGGTGGGCGACGGGCTCTACCTCCGCCAGCTCTTCGGCCCGGCCGTGTGGACCTGGGCCCAGGGCCGGCGGCCCGTCATCATCGGCGTCGGGGGCGGCGTCGTGCTCGCCACCGTCTTCGTGCTCGGCGGCCTGCTGGTGCGCGAGCTGACCTTCCTGGAGCCGCTGGAGCGGGCGATCGCGCAGGTCGTGCAGTTCGCCAACCAGGGCAGCGCCCCGCTGCTGCTGGTGATCACCGTGCTCAACGGGCTCGCGGAGGAGACCTTCTTCCGCGGCGCGGTCTTCGACGCGGTGCCCCACCGCAAGGTCGTGGTCTCCACCGCGCTCTACGTCGTCGCGACGGCCCTCACCGGCAACGTCATGCTCGCCTTCGCCGCGATCGTCATCGGCGCCGTCACCGGCTACCAGCGGCTGGTCACCGGTGGCATCCTCGCGCCGATGCTCACCCACATCACCTGGTCGGTGACGATGCTCTACGCGCTGCCGGCGATCTTCGTCGCCTGAGCGGACCGCACGCGGCCCGCGCCGCCTGGCGCGCGGCCCCGGGCCTGGGTGGCCTCAGGCCCCCGTGGCCGCCCGCCGCTCGGCCAGCGCCCGGCGCACCGCCTCCTCGTAGGTCAGCGGCTCCCCGGGCACCACGTCGCGGATCGAGTGGTCCTTGACGACCACCTCGACGTCCATGGAGTCGATGAGGTTGCGCCCGGTGGTCACGTCGACGTCGGTGACCAGCGCCAGCCAGTAGGAGGACAGCCGCGGGCTGAGCACCGGCACGCGGATGATCGGGATGGTGCGCCCGTGGTCGACGCGGGCGGCGACCTGCAGCATGTCGACGTAGGTCAGCTGGTCGGGCCCGCCGACCTCGAAGCACCGGCCCAGCGCCTCCTCGCGACCGAGCACGCCGGCGAGGTAGCGCACCACGTCGTCGACGGCGATCGGCTGGGTGCGGGTCGAGGCCCACTTGGGCGCCACCATGGCGGGCAGGTTCTTCACCAGCTGGCGCGTGATCTCCCAGGAGATGCCGCCGTGGCCGACGACGACGGCCGCACGCAGGACCGTCACGGGCACGCCGGCCTCGCCGAGCAGGCCCTCCACCTGGCGGCGGCTGCGCAGGTGGGCCGAGAGCGCCTCGTCCTCCTCGCCCAAGCCGCCGAGGTAGACGATCTGCTGCACGCCCTGCGCGGCCGCGGCCTCGCCGAAGGTGCGCGCGGCCGTCGCGTCGTGCTCCTCGAAGTCGGGCCGGTCGAGCGAGTGGACGAAGTAGTAGGCCACCTGCACGCCCTCGAGCGCGGCCACGAGGGAGTCGCGGTCGGTGACGTCGCCGTAGGTCGCGGTGCCGGCGCCGTCGTACTGCTCCGGGCGGCGCGTCATCGCGCGCACGTCGTGACCGGCCTCGGCGAGCACCGGCACGAGCCGGCGACCCACGAAGCCGGAGGCACCGGTGACGAGCACGCGGGTGGGCGCGGGCGCGGCGTCGGTCATGCGCTCCAGCATGCCGGGTCGGTGCACGCCCGGCCCGTCACCCGCCCGAGCGGTGGGGTCAGCCCCCGGTCAGGCTGAAGTGCTGCCAGTCGCGCAGCGTGCGGTAGTCCCCGCCCCAGGACCAGCCGATCCGCGCGAAGGCCCGCACGACCGGCCCGCCGGCCCGGACCATCCCCGGGGCGCGGCGGTCGCGGTCGAGGTAGGCGGAGGCGAGCTCGGGGAGCACGATCCGCTCGGTGCCGGACGCGGTCTCGCGCACCCGCAGGTAGGGGTTCTGGAACGGGTTCAGGTCGACAGCGAGTCCGTAGGCGTGCTGGCTGAACCCGCCGCCGCCGGTGACGGGTCGGCACACGAAGGCGCCGGTGTCGTTGCCGTCGCCGGTGGGCGGGGCGTCGAGGGCGGCGCGGTCGGTGATCGAGACCCGCTCGAGCGGGAAGTCGGCGCGCCACAGGTCGCGGAAGACCTGGCGCAGGTCGGTCGCGACGTCGCGGTGCACGAGCAGCTCGCCGGTGTGCCGGCCGCCGTCGAAGCCGCGGTGCACCACCCGCAACCACGCCAGGTCGTCGCGGGCGACGGGGCAGCCGGGCTCCCAGGTCGACCGGTCGACCACCCGGTCGGGCGCGGGCGCGACGACCCGCGCCGCGTAGCCGTCACCGGGCAGCGGGGCGACCGGGTCGGGCAGGTCGAAGCGGCGGGTGCGCAGCGCCCGCGGCGTGCGCCGCACCTCGCCGTAGCCCGTCTCCGCCTCCGGCAGCACCCGCGTGCCCAGCCAGGGCGGCGGGGTGGTGCCGGGCGCGGGTGGGGTGGTCGGGGTGCTCGGGGTGGGCGTCGCGGTGGGGGAGTCGGGGGAGGTGGGGGAGGTGGGGGACGGGCGCGGCGTCGCGCCGGCGGTCGGCGTCGCGCCCTCGTCGTACGCCGTGGGGCTCGGGTCGGTCGTCTGCGCGCCGCTCGCCTCCGGCCCGGCGAGGCTGCCGCACCCGGCCAGCAGCACCGCTCCGGTCAGCAGGCCGGCCGCGCGCGCAGTGGCCCTGCGCGTCCTGCTCGCTCCCCTGGCACCCACCCCTCGACCGTACGGCCCCTTGTAACGCGCCGTCAGGAGCACCACCTACCCCGTCGACGGGGGTGGGTGGTGCTTCCAACGGCGCGTTACATGCGGTCCGGGGCGGTGCGGGCCAGCACGGCGCAGGCGTGCGGGGGGAGCGAGAGCGTGCCGGCGCCTCCGCCTCCGCCCTCGCCCTCGCCCTCGGCCAGCGTCGCGCCCGAGGGGCCCGCGAAGACCACGACCCGGTCGCCCTCGACCGCGACCTCGCGGGGGGCGTCGGAGAAGTTCACGGCGACCAGCAGCTCGTCGTGGTCGTGCCCGCGCCGCATGGTGAAGACGCGGGTCTCCTCGTCGGCCGTGCACGCGGTGGCGCCGAAGGCCGGGTCGGTGACCGCGGGCAGCGTGCGCCGCAGCGTGGTGAGCTGGCGGTAGGCGTCGAGCACGACCGCGTGGCGCCCGCCCTCGAGCTCGCTCCAGTCGAGCTTCGAGCGGGTGAAGGTCGCGGGGTCCTGCGGGTCGGGCACCGTCGCGGGGTCCCACCCCATCTCCGCGAACTCCGCGATCCGGCCCTCGGCCGTCGCGGTGCCGAGCTCGGGCTCGGGGTGGGAGGTGAAGAACTGGAACGGCGAGGACGCCGCCCACTCCTCGCCCTGGAAGAGCATGGGGGTGAAGGGCCCGAGCAGCGTCAGCACGGCCGCCGTCACGAGCTGGTCGTCGTCGAGGTGCTCGGTGAGCCGGTCGCCGCGGGCGCGGTTGCCGACCTGGTCGTGGTTCTGCGAGCAGACCACGAGGCGCCACGTCGGCATCGCCGCGGTGTCGACCGGGCGGCCGTGGCGCCGACCGCGGAAGGACGACCAGGTGCCGTCGTGGAAGAAGCCGCGCTCGCACACCTTGGCCAGCGCGGCGAGCGGCTCGAAGTCGGCGTAGTAGCCGGTGGTCTCGCCCGTCAGCGCGACGTGGACGGCGTGGTGGAAGTCGTCGCTCCACTGCGCGTCGAGCCCGCGGCCGCCGGCCTCGCGCGGGGTGACCATGCGCGCGTCGTTGAGGTCGGACTCCGCGATGAGCGTGAGCGGGCGGCGCAGCCGCGCCGACAGCGCCGCGACCTCGACCCCCATCTCCTCCAGCAGGTGGGTGATCGAGGAGTCCTGCAGCGCGTGCACGGCGTCGAGGCGGAGACCGTCGACGTGGAGGTCCTCGAGGTACATCCGGACGTCGTCGAGGACGAGCCTGCGCACCTCGGCCGAGCCGGGCCCGTCGAGGTTGACCAGGTCGCCCCAGGTGTTGCGGCCGTCCTTGAGGTAGGGACCGAAGAGCGGGAGGTAGTTGCCGGAGGGACCGAGGTGGTTGTGCACGACGTCCTGCACCACGCCCAGGCCGGCACGGTGGCAGGCGTCGACGAAGCGCTGGTAACCCGCCGGGCCACCGTAGGTCTCGCTCACCGCGAACCAGCCGACCCCGTCGTAGCCCCAGTTGTGGGTGCCGTTGAAGGAGTTGACCGGCAGCAGCTCGACCAGGTCGACGCCGAGCTCGACCAGGTGGTCGAGACGCTCGACCGCCGCGTCGAAGGTGCCCTCCGGCGTGAAGGTGCCGACGTGCAGCTCGTAGACCACCGACCCGGCGAGCTGGCGGCCCGTCCAGTCGTCGTCGGTCCACGCGAAGGCGGCCGGGTCGTAGGTGCGCGACAGCCCGTGCACCCCGTCGGGCTGGCGGCGCGAGCGCGGGTCGGGCCGGGGGTCGGGGTCGTCGTCGAGCAGGAAGCCGTAGGCCACCCCGTCGCCGGACGGGCCCGCCGGGTCGGGCACGTCGCCGACCGGCGTCCACCAGTCGTCGTCGCCCTTGCGCATGTCGACGGCCCGCCCGTCGACGAGCAGCCGCACCCGCTCGGGGCGCGGCGCCCACACATCGTAGGGGCCGTGGGTGGCGGACGTGCTGTGCATCAGGAGTCCCTCCTCAGCAGGGCGACGGGCAGGTCGGCGAGCAGCTCGGCCAGGGGTACGCCGCCGGGGCCGGCCGCGAGCCGGCGACCG
Proteins encoded:
- a CDS encoding CPBP family glutamic-type intramembrane protease codes for the protein MNRQQATTLVFAAVGASVLGFLLRVEPGSSTFYALTFGLAAVWAVGAFAAGPLHLGRVGDGLYLRQLFGPAVWTWAQGRRPVIIGVGGGVVLATVFVLGGLLVRELTFLEPLERAIAQVVQFANQGSAPLLLVITVLNGLAEETFFRGAVFDAVPHRKVVVSTALYVVATALTGNVMLAFAAIVIGAVTGYQRLVTGGILAPMLTHITWSVTMLYALPAIFVA
- a CDS encoding glycosyltransferase family 2 protein, whose protein sequence is MKTNADSREAPTAWVASHATHHRDGAPARRTGDDGPRVSIVVPAMNEARNLAEVLPRLPEAHEVILVDGGSVDDTVEVAQRVLPGIRVVHQTRRGKGNALACGFEQVTGDVVVMFDADGSADPEEIPRFVQALLDGADFAKGSRFMPGGGSSDITTVRSLGNKFLNGQANALFGTKYTDLCYGYNAFWADILPVLDLPDTTTPAPADGAMLWGDGFEIETLLNCRVAAEGLAITEVPSVELPRIWGESNLHAVKDGLRVLKTMYAERRSTARRRRAAARRGSRVRQGQAA
- a CDS encoding glycosyltransferase, giving the protein MTTASAPRSRTAAGSSVRPSQPTSSTPARTGRVVVATARCVPEIGGVETHVEEVSTRLVRDGWDVEVLTTDRSRALPRREERTVATAVRAGDPPRPAARLRTRRFRAFPASRDWYLSPGLAAALARSRADLVHVQGIHTLVPPLAMLVAWLRRTPYVVTFHTGGSSSALRTRARSLQWRLLAPLLRRAAALVGVSRHEARLFEQAAGLAPGTVRVVRNGGTLPPAPAGVVPDPDLVVSTGRLERFKGHHRAIEALPVLLRTRPGARLLILGSGPYEPELHALAARLGVADRVEVRFVPPVDRDAMAAALAGAGVVVLLSDYEAHPVAVMEALAVGRPAVVLRTSGLAELAEDGWARAVEPDATPDDVAAAVLAQLDDPLQPDPALLPDWESSVAELAEVYAEVLAR
- a CDS encoding MMPL family transporter, whose translation is MVDRWGGFVARRALSVLLAGLALVMAAGAYGAGVFDSLSQGGFDDPASESARELARERELFGNRSVDVVAVYSAPDGSGLAADDPAFRAEVERVVDEVPEGTVAQVVTAYDVPDGSLVSDDGRAVQVLVSLAGESQDDFLRAYDELAPALESDLLRTDLAGAFAVYSDVNEITAEDLERAELLSLPLVLLLALLIFRSLVAALMPVLVGLVALLGALAVVRLVAQVTEVSVFSVNVVSLLGIGLAIDYALFVVSRFREELATLRGDAGGRAPGPDAVAEAVHRTMASAGRTVLFSGLTVAAAMSSLLVFPQAFLRSMAYGGAAAVLVAMLAALTVLPAALRLLGHRVDAGRLPALTRRGRGGRRGAEAGSPATDEGARWAALARAVMRRPVVVVTVTVAVLLAVASPFLGAQWGSVDHRVLPADAPAHVAADLVAAEFGGETSSASLLLEGASEAEVAAYVEAVQRVDGVVAVTPVAQEAAAVLLRATWEGDSQSERAQGIVADLRDVDPAGGEVLVGGIAADTVDLLDSVADRLPWMGLIVVVVMLVLLFVAFGSVVLPVKAVVMNLVSITASFGVVTWIFGDGNGADLLGFEPQGFLDATNPILMLAILFGLSMDYEVFLLSRVREQWDRSAGDPTLTPAQRNRLAVVTGVQKTGRIITSAALLLAIVIGAFATSGIVFMKMLGVGMLVALLLDATVVRALLVPATMALLGRWNWWAPGPLARWWERHGFREEGRAPGRATGPATGPATGGDDPTGTPERVDALV
- a CDS encoding NAD(P)H-binding protein, which encodes MTDAAPAPTRVLVTGASGFVGRRLVPVLAEAGHDVRAMTRRPEQYDGAGTATYGDVTDRDSLVAALEGVQVAYYFVHSLDRPDFEEHDATAARTFGEAAAAQGVQQIVYLGGLGEEDEALSAHLRSRRQVEGLLGEAGVPVTVLRAAVVVGHGGISWEITRQLVKNLPAMVAPKWASTRTQPIAVDDVVRYLAGVLGREEALGRCFEVGGPDQLTYVDMLQVAARVDHGRTIPIIRVPVLSPRLSSYWLALVTDVDVTTGRNLIDSMDVEVVVKDHSIRDVVPGEPLTYEEAVRRALAERRAATGA
- a CDS encoding NAD-dependent deacylase translates to MRVVVLTGAGISAESGVPTFRDADGLWHGHRVEDVATPEAYERQPTLVHRFYDERRRSLRDVGPNPAHRALARLEDALGADLTLVTQNIDDLHERGGSRRVLHMHGELRSALCRACGGRTPWDDDLVDLPPCPGCGVTELRPDVVWFGEVPYLMDRIEVRLATAELFVSVGTSGAVYPAAGFVQVAAAYGARTLELNLEPSEGSALFDEARHGPASLLVPAWVDEVLGG
- a CDS encoding WHG domain-containing protein: MPQAPASTSAPTPAPSAGRTRRERQREATFAEIVTVSRALLADGQELSLRAVASRMGMTAPALYRYVASYQELVDLVAFEVDRAATERLREAAERHPADDPAARLVAAAVAFRRWALAEPREFSLVFANPVADSACVRRELLTAATSGHFMNGLLLDVWQREGFAHPDLADLEPAVAEALRDPLAPVDLDRVPEAARGVLWVFMSAWTQLYGVVTLEVFGHLDPRIIEAGAMFTQFVREWVPRLGLADRRAHYEAVLAAEMAR